In Bacillus thuringiensis, the DNA window TCTTCACACGCCTGCTCATATTCTTCACACGAAGAATAAGCTCCGCATAATTGAAAGGCTTCGTCACATAATCATCCGCACCAAGCTGTAACCCAAGCAATTTATCATTCATCTGACTCTTTGCAGTTAACATGAGTACTGGAATATCCCTATTTTTCTCACGAAACAGACGAAGTAACTCATACCCATCTGTATCTGGAAGCATAACATCCAAAATCAATACATCTGGCCCTTCCTTCCATCTCTCTAAAGCTTCTCTCCCGTCAGCCGCAGTCAACACTTCGTATCCTTCCATCTCCAACTGCATCCGAATCAAATTACGAATACTTGATTCATCATCAACTACAAGTATTTTCATTATTCTCCTCCTTCCATCCCGTATTATAGTACAGTTTAGTATAGCAAAAATCTTATAAAAAAAGAGAGGGTATTGTCGAACATATTTTGTCGACGATACCCTCTCTTTCACTTATTATATTTACCCCGCATTAACGGGCAGTGGGATGACTCCTCCACTGATTAAAATTTCACTTTATTTAGCATATCCATTAGGTTGCTTCTGATGCCAATTCCAAGCATGCTCAATGATTGTCTTCACATTTACATACTGAGGATCCCAACCTAATTTCTCTTTCGCTTTCTGAGAAGAAGCAACTAAACGTGCTGGATCTCCCGCACGGCGCGGTGCAATTTCAGCAGGAATTTCATGATTTGTAACTTCACGAACTGCATCAACGATTTCTTTTACACTGAAACCATTACCATTTCCTAAGTTATAAAAATCACTCTCTCCGCCGTTCTGTAAGTCTTTAAGCCCTAAGAAGTGAGCTGCCACTAAAT includes these proteins:
- a CDS encoding response regulator transcription factor, with the translated sequence MKILVVDDESSIRNLIRMQLEMEGYEVLTAADGREALERWKEGPDVLILDVMLPDTDGYELLRLFREKNRDIPVLMLTAKSQMNDKLLGLQLGADDYVTKPFNYAELILRVKNMSRRVKKEEVAVSHEVIRAGELIICPKERKVHVSGEEIQLTYREFNLCQLFVSNPQRVFMRDELLEKVWGFEYIGNTRAVDIMVQRLRKKLGSSGEYIKTIYGVGYKLDC